The proteins below are encoded in one region of Euryarchaeota archaeon:
- the gatE gene encoding Glu-tRNA(Gln) amidotransferase subunit GatE, with protein MTRVGHKTADGKGSVPAGLLIGLEIHQQLDTDKLFCRCPSTLDDGEGIQVSRSLRPTQSEMGEVDRAAVEEAKKRLAFEYIAPPAVSCLVELDEEPPHPVSETALQVGLEVAADLSSSPVDELQVMRKIVIDGSNTTGFQRTALLALGGRVETTRGPVGIQTICLEEDSARRLGRKGDVVTFRLDRLGIPLLEIATAPDIKDGDHARETAEALGRTLRKTGKAKRGIGTIRQDVNISIPGGARVELKGVQELRTLPGAVDSEIARQEMLIRVAAELKRRGANTSDLSAPIRDVSSVFKASASKVVTDALSAGGSVHALALPRFEELLGKKGQPGFRLGAELAGRARARSGVAGLFHSDELPAYGITEEEVEAIRSLLGLRGEDAFAIVAASPRQCTAALEAARERAMQAMEGVPEETREIRPDLSSHYLRPLPGRARMYPETDIPPRRVTPEDLAAADRRRTARENAARELEAFVAGMVAPGDLVQLQNTGNVERFAKVAGQLGVGGAATKERGALLARILLHTVPEVEAASQEGRRVGDALLAEVIAGVEAGLFPKDAVLPVLIEVTKTGGSVGATASRLGLSTVGEEEVRRVVAAVVQRNAKLVKDRGEAALGPLMGDCMKELRGKVDGRVLGRLLAEEIRRSAAK; from the coding sequence GTGACGCGAGTCGGGCACAAGACGGCCGACGGCAAGGGATCCGTCCCTGCTGGACTTCTCATCGGACTCGAGATCCATCAACAACTTGACACGGACAAGCTGTTCTGCCGTTGCCCGTCGACTCTTGACGACGGGGAGGGCATCCAGGTCTCGAGGTCGCTACGGCCCACGCAATCCGAGATGGGCGAGGTGGATCGCGCCGCCGTGGAAGAGGCGAAGAAACGGCTCGCCTTCGAGTACATCGCCCCGCCGGCCGTGTCGTGCCTTGTGGAACTCGACGAGGAACCGCCCCATCCTGTGAGCGAGACCGCGCTACAAGTCGGGCTCGAGGTGGCAGCGGACCTTTCATCGTCGCCCGTGGATGAACTCCAGGTCATGCGTAAGATCGTCATCGATGGGAGCAACACGACGGGGTTCCAGAGGACGGCGCTTCTTGCCCTCGGGGGGCGCGTCGAGACGACGCGGGGACCTGTCGGGATACAGACGATCTGCCTTGAGGAGGATTCGGCGCGGCGCCTCGGACGAAAAGGCGACGTGGTCACTTTCAGGCTGGACAGGTTAGGGATACCGCTTCTTGAGATCGCGACGGCCCCCGACATCAAGGACGGGGACCACGCCCGCGAGACCGCGGAGGCGCTCGGGCGCACGCTCCGTAAGACCGGCAAGGCGAAGCGCGGGATCGGCACCATACGGCAGGACGTGAACATCAGCATCCCAGGCGGGGCCCGTGTCGAGCTCAAGGGCGTCCAGGAGCTTCGGACCCTGCCAGGCGCAGTCGATTCCGAGATAGCGCGCCAAGAGATGCTCATCCGCGTGGCGGCCGAATTGAAGCGCCGCGGCGCCAACACTTCGGATCTCTCGGCCCCGATCCGCGACGTGTCAAGCGTCTTCAAGGCATCCGCGTCCAAGGTGGTGACGGATGCCCTTTCGGCCGGTGGCTCGGTGCATGCGCTTGCATTGCCGCGCTTCGAAGAGCTTCTTGGGAAGAAAGGCCAACCCGGTTTCCGGCTCGGCGCGGAGCTTGCCGGAAGGGCGCGGGCACGCTCGGGGGTCGCCGGGCTCTTCCATTCGGACGAATTGCCAGCGTACGGGATAACCGAAGAGGAGGTCGAGGCGATACGCTCGCTCCTCGGGTTACGTGGCGAAGACGCATTCGCCATAGTCGCCGCAAGCCCCCGCCAGTGCACGGCCGCCCTCGAAGCGGCAAGGGAAAGGGCCATGCAGGCGATGGAAGGGGTCCCGGAGGAGACGCGCGAGATCCGGCCCGATCTCTCGTCCCATTACCTACGCCCCCTGCCCGGTAGGGCAAGGATGTACCCGGAGACGGACATCCCGCCAAGACGCGTCACACCCGAGGACCTGGCGGCCGCCGATCGGCGCCGTACCGCGCGGGAGAACGCGGCGAGGGAGCTCGAGGCCTTCGTCGCCGGCATGGTCGCCCCCGGCGACCTGGTGCAGCTTCAGAACACGGGAAACGTAGAACGCTTCGCGAAGGTGGCGGGGCAGCTCGGCGTCGGGGGCGCTGCCACCAAGGAGAGGGGGGCCTTGCTTGCGCGCATCTTGCTTCACACGGTCCCCGAGGTCGAGGCCGCGTCCCAGGAGGGCCGACGCGTCGGCGACGCCCTCTTGGCGGAGGTGATCGCCGGTGTCGAGGCGGGCCTGTTCCCGAAGGACGCGGTGCTCCCCGTCCTCATCGAGGTGACGAAGACGGGCGGTAGCGTCGGCGCCACCGCCTCGAGGCTCGGCCTCTCGACCGTCGGTGAGGAGGAGGTCCGACGCGTGGTCGCCGCGGTCGTCCAACGAAACGCCAAACTCGTGAAGGACCGTGGCGAGGCCGCGCTAGGGCCCTTGATGGGCGATTGCATGAAGGAACTGCGGGGAAAAGTCGATGGGCGCGTCTTGGGGCGCCTCCTCGCTGAAGAGATAAGGCGATCCGCGGCGAAGTGA
- a CDS encoding DUF1405 domain-containing protein: MENGAAKRSWLPEAPRSLSTDDILGFFAQFRERAGLRRILILVNVAGVAYGFYYYAPQFAITPPALWPFVPDSPLSVGLIALVLLLDEFGVRNRLLEAFAFIDLVKVGAWTGFVLTYYEAAFHIFRDPLSNLNFYLFWLHVAMVVEAFVLAKGLVRVPNGIFVILAAFAVELYMDYGFTGFAFGGCPGTRPITVPCVDNDLLGGVTVGLTALGVAAYLVISKRNAAQSPQDSP; encoded by the coding sequence GTGGAAAACGGCGCGGCAAAGAGGTCGTGGCTTCCCGAGGCGCCCCGATCGCTCTCGACCGACGATATCCTCGGTTTCTTCGCGCAATTTCGCGAACGCGCGGGACTCCGGCGTATTCTCATCCTCGTCAACGTCGCGGGCGTCGCGTACGGCTTCTATTACTACGCGCCGCAGTTCGCGATCACTCCTCCCGCTTTGTGGCCGTTCGTGCCGGACAGTCCCCTTTCCGTCGGGCTCATCGCGCTCGTCCTCCTCCTCGACGAGTTCGGCGTGAGGAACCGGTTGCTGGAGGCCTTCGCGTTCATCGACCTCGTAAAGGTAGGCGCTTGGACCGGTTTCGTCTTGACCTACTACGAGGCAGCGTTCCACATCTTCCGAGATCCTTTGTCGAACCTGAACTTCTACCTCTTCTGGCTGCACGTCGCAATGGTCGTCGAGGCTTTTGTGCTGGCAAAAGGCCTCGTGCGGGTCCCGAACGGCATCTTCGTCATCCTGGCCGCCTTCGCCGTCGAACTCTACATGGATTACGGTTTCACGGGCTTCGCTTTCGGCGGGTGTCCCGGAACGCGGCCCATCACGGTGCCATGTGTGGACAACGACCTTCTCGGCGGGGTGACGGTAGGGCTCACGGCCCTTGGGGTCGCCGCGTACCTCGTGATATCCAAGAGGAACGCGGCGCAAAGCCCACAAGACTCACCATGA
- a CDS encoding thiolase family protein: protein MNRAVIVGAVRTPVAKFNGALKDHKATEFGALAVKEVVRRARIEASAVDEVILGNVIQAGQGQNPARQAALAGGLPDSVACFTVNKVCGSSLKATMLAAQAINAGDAELVIAGGMESMTNAPYLLDRARFGYRLGHAEVLDSMLKDGLLDSYAGYHMGVTGEIVADEFKVTREEADAFALRSHKAAAAATDGGHFKEEIVPVPSKTPGGAAFVADEGIRRDTSIERLSKLRPSFKEGGVVTAGNSSQISDGGSAVAVASEAYAKSRGLDVMAKILEYTTSGTSPERVMAAPIPGVKALLKKTGLTVNDLDLFEHNEAFATASVAVMRECGVAEDRFNVNGGAVALGHPLGASGTRVLTTLLYALKTRKKSRGLATLCLGGGNAVQMIVERP, encoded by the coding sequence ATGAACCGAGCGGTCATCGTTGGAGCCGTCCGTACCCCTGTCGCCAAGTTCAATGGCGCCCTCAAGGACCACAAGGCGACGGAATTCGGAGCGCTCGCGGTGAAGGAGGTCGTCCGCCGCGCACGGATCGAAGCTAGCGCGGTGGACGAGGTGATCCTCGGAAACGTCATCCAGGCGGGCCAAGGCCAGAACCCGGCCCGGCAGGCAGCGCTCGCGGGCGGACTTCCGGATTCCGTGGCGTGCTTCACCGTGAACAAGGTGTGCGGTTCGAGCCTCAAGGCAACGATGCTAGCGGCGCAGGCGATTAACGCGGGCGATGCGGAACTCGTGATCGCGGGTGGGATGGAGAGCATGACGAACGCGCCGTACCTACTCGACCGGGCCCGCTTCGGGTACCGGCTCGGGCACGCGGAGGTCCTGGATTCGATGCTCAAGGACGGCCTCCTCGATTCCTACGCCGGCTACCACATGGGCGTCACAGGCGAGATCGTCGCGGACGAGTTCAAGGTCACTCGCGAAGAAGCGGACGCGTTCGCGCTTCGTAGCCACAAGGCGGCCGCCGCGGCCACCGACGGCGGCCACTTCAAGGAGGAGATCGTGCCCGTCCCCTCGAAGACGCCCGGGGGCGCCGCTTTCGTCGCGGACGAAGGGATAAGACGCGACACGAGCATCGAGCGTCTTTCGAAGCTGCGGCCTTCGTTCAAGGAGGGGGGGGTCGTGACGGCCGGAAACTCCTCCCAGATCAGCGATGGCGGCTCCGCCGTGGCGGTCGCGTCCGAGGCGTACGCCAAGTCGCGCGGTCTCGACGTGATGGCGAAGATCCTCGAGTACACGACGAGCGGGACTTCGCCGGAACGCGTGATGGCCGCGCCCATACCGGGCGTCAAGGCGCTTCTCAAGAAGACGGGTCTCACAGTGAACGATCTCGACCTTTTCGAGCATAACGAGGCGTTCGCGACCGCAAGCGTCGCAGTGATGCGCGAATGCGGGGTCGCCGAGGACCGTTTCAACGTGAACGGGGGCGCCGTGGCGCTCGGACACCCGTTGGGGGCGAGCGGGACGCGGGTTTTGACGACGCTCCTTTACGCTCTAAAGACGCGCAAGAAGTCGCGAGGGCTCGCAACACTTTGTCTTGGCGGTGGCAACGCTGTCCAGATGATCGTGGAACGGCCTTAG
- a CDS encoding alpha/beta hydrolase — MAWRTVERDDATITWETVGAGPQVVFLHGATGTGGRHWGSVVKSFKRGFESHLVDLRGHGRSQDRASRLTLEMLVDDTIAVVEEIGGPVNLVGFSLGGAITLRLAIKRPDLVSSIVPCGTGYRFDQDDIKRSDAAFDVEKIAAQDSEWVGAMRAQHASLGGPDYWRPLVAKLRDLWREELKTGGIPPEGIRGITVPALVAVGDRDEFTGIDQPVEIYKMLPKGELFVAPDAEHFWHPMRPRLMAEVLEAFLGRNAPSTR; from the coding sequence GTGGCGTGGCGGACGGTGGAGCGCGACGACGCGACGATTACGTGGGAGACGGTCGGCGCAGGACCGCAGGTGGTCTTCCTTCATGGAGCCACCGGGACCGGTGGGCGCCATTGGGGAAGTGTCGTGAAATCGTTCAAACGCGGGTTCGAATCGCATCTTGTCGACCTCCGTGGTCACGGCCGGTCGCAAGACCGCGCTTCCCGGCTGACGCTTGAGATGCTCGTCGACGACACCATAGCCGTCGTGGAGGAGATCGGTGGGCCCGTGAATCTCGTCGGTTTCAGCCTCGGCGGCGCGATCACGCTGCGCCTTGCGATCAAGCGTCCCGACCTCGTTTCATCCATCGTCCCATGTGGAACCGGCTACAGGTTCGACCAAGATGACATCAAGCGATCCGACGCGGCGTTCGACGTTGAGAAGATAGCGGCGCAGGACAGCGAATGGGTGGGCGCAATGAGGGCGCAACACGCATCGCTCGGTGGTCCCGACTATTGGAGGCCGCTGGTCGCAAAGCTACGCGACCTTTGGCGCGAGGAACTGAAGACAGGCGGCATCCCTCCAGAAGGAATCCGCGGCATCACCGTCCCGGCGCTCGTCGCCGTCGGCGACCGGGACGAGTTCACGGGCATCGACCAACCCGTGGAGATCTACAAGATGCTCCCCAAAGGCGAGCTGTTCGTGGCGCCGGACGCCGAGCACTTCTGGCACCCGATGAGGCCGCGCCTCATGGCGGAAGTTCTAGAAGCGTTCTTGGGTCGTAACGCGCCGAGCACACGCTAG
- a CDS encoding 3-hydroxybutyryl-CoA dehydrogenase, with product MEVKKMAVMGAGQMGAGIAQVAAQAGYHVVVRDIKQEFVDHGLKSIRGNLERAQSKGKITAADAEATLSRIRGAVELSTAALDCDLVIEAVIENAKLKRELFAELDKLLRPHAILASNTSSIPISDLAAATRRPDKFIGMHFMNPVPVMKLVEVIRGADTSDDTTRSIVEVATRMGKTPVEVHDFPGFISNRVLLPMINEAIFAYQEGVATPDAIDTIMRLGMNHPMGPLELADFIGLDTCLYIMDVLHDGFKDSKYRAAPLLRKKVLAGHLGKKTGKGFYKYNEKGEKVGTALVG from the coding sequence ATGGAAGTCAAGAAGATGGCTGTCATGGGCGCCGGTCAGATGGGCGCGGGGATTGCACAGGTCGCCGCACAGGCGGGCTACCACGTGGTCGTTCGCGACATCAAACAGGAGTTCGTGGACCACGGCCTGAAAAGCATCCGCGGGAACCTGGAGCGCGCGCAGTCCAAGGGAAAAATAACGGCCGCGGACGCGGAAGCGACGCTGTCTCGCATCCGTGGAGCCGTCGAACTTTCGACCGCCGCGCTCGACTGCGACCTCGTCATCGAGGCCGTCATCGAGAACGCGAAGCTCAAACGCGAACTCTTCGCGGAACTCGACAAACTCCTGCGGCCCCACGCGATATTGGCGTCGAACACTTCGAGCATCCCCATATCCGACCTCGCGGCGGCCACACGTCGCCCGGACAAGTTCATCGGCATGCATTTCATGAACCCCGTCCCTGTGATGAAACTCGTCGAGGTCATCCGCGGCGCCGACACGTCGGACGATACGACGAGGTCCATCGTGGAGGTCGCAACGAGGATGGGGAAGACGCCCGTGGAGGTCCACGACTTCCCTGGCTTCATCTCGAACAGGGTGCTCCTCCCAATGATAAACGAAGCGATCTTCGCGTATCAGGAAGGGGTCGCGACACCGGACGCGATCGACACCATCATGAGACTCGGCATGAACCATCCGATGGGCCCCTTGGAGCTTGCGGATTTCATCGGGCTCGACACCTGCCTCTACATCATGGACGTCCTCCATGACGGTTTCAAGGACTCGAAGTACAGGGCAGCGCCGCTTCTACGAAAGAAGGTGCTCGCCGGGCACTTGGGGAAAAAGACGGGGAAAGGCTTCTACAAGTACAACGAGAAGGGCGAGAAAGTCGGGACCGCCTTAGTGGGGTGA
- a CDS encoding ACT domain-containing protein, whose amino-acid sequence MTREFVITLENKPGTLATVAKALGSANINILGFALQPQGEFGTFRFVTNEETKTEGWLKTSGHRYRANECVTTRVRNTPGELGRICDNLSRSGVNVEACYPLAPPSPSETELCFTVDDVNSAKKVLGH is encoded by the coding sequence ATGACACGAGAGTTTGTAATAACCCTCGAGAACAAGCCGGGCACGCTCGCGACCGTCGCGAAGGCCCTGGGGAGTGCGAACATCAACATCCTGGGATTTGCCCTGCAACCGCAAGGCGAGTTCGGGACGTTCCGCTTCGTCACCAACGAGGAGACGAAGACGGAGGGGTGGTTGAAGACAAGCGGGCACCGGTACCGCGCCAACGAGTGCGTCACGACGCGCGTCAGGAACACGCCGGGCGAGCTCGGCCGGATCTGCGACAACCTGTCCCGAAGCGGGGTCAACGTGGAGGCCTGCTACCCGCTCGCCCCGCCTTCCCCAAGCGAGACGGAACTCTGCTTCACCGTTGACGATGTCAACAGTGCGAAAAAGGTCCTCGGGCACTAG
- a CDS encoding 3-isopropylmalate dehydratase large subunit, translated as MNVVRIRRNVPGKTMAEKALAKASGLAQGAVSAGHIVTANVDVAMSHDNSALIKKIFGELGVAKVFDPSRMVFVLDHKSPADDLKIAENHQTIRNFAKEQGVDSFYDVGEGICHQVLPEHGHVGPGMLVVGTDSHSTTYGAFGAFGTAVGATEMAAIWATGALWMQVPPTIKIEMKGTLQDGVYPKDAVLKIIGEIGADGANYKAVEYHGEAVAAFGIPERMTLCNMACEMGSKAAMVPPDETTRAFVEARGGPWAPLRPDADAAYERTVRFDAAGLEPQIAAPHTVDNVHPISKYRGLEIQQAFIGSCTNGRREDLAEAARVLKGRHIAPGVRLIVIAASRQNYLDAMADGSFDSIVRAGGTIMNPGCGPCLGGHQGILAPGERCISGANRNFKGRMGSSDAEIYLASPATVAASALEGRIADPRDYLN; from the coding sequence ATGAACGTGGTGCGTATTCGGCGTAACGTGCCAGGCAAGACAATGGCCGAGAAAGCGCTCGCGAAGGCCTCAGGCCTAGCGCAAGGCGCGGTCTCCGCGGGCCACATCGTCACCGCGAACGTGGACGTGGCGATGAGCCACGACAACTCGGCCTTGATCAAGAAGATATTCGGCGAATTGGGGGTCGCGAAGGTCTTCGATCCATCGCGGATGGTCTTCGTCCTCGACCATAAGAGCCCCGCCGACGACCTCAAGATCGCCGAGAACCACCAAACGATACGCAACTTCGCGAAGGAACAAGGCGTCGACAGCTTCTACGACGTGGGCGAAGGAATCTGCCACCAGGTACTCCCAGAGCACGGCCACGTGGGGCCCGGCATGCTCGTCGTCGGCACCGACAGCCATTCGACGACCTACGGCGCGTTCGGCGCCTTCGGGACGGCGGTAGGGGCCACCGAAATGGCCGCCATATGGGCGACGGGGGCCCTCTGGATGCAGGTACCGCCCACGATCAAGATCGAGATGAAGGGCACCTTACAAGACGGCGTCTACCCGAAGGACGCCGTACTGAAGATCATCGGCGAGATCGGCGCCGACGGCGCCAACTACAAGGCCGTCGAATACCATGGCGAAGCAGTCGCGGCCTTCGGGATACCCGAGCGCATGACGCTTTGCAACATGGCCTGTGAAATGGGCTCAAAGGCCGCCATGGTGCCGCCGGACGAGACCACGCGCGCGTTCGTCGAAGCGAGAGGTGGGCCTTGGGCGCCCCTTCGACCGGACGCCGATGCCGCATACGAGCGCACGGTCAGATTCGATGCCGCGGGCCTTGAACCACAGATAGCGGCCCCCCACACAGTCGACAACGTGCACCCGATCTCGAAGTACCGGGGCCTCGAGATCCAACAGGCCTTCATCGGGAGCTGTACGAACGGCAGGCGCGAAGACCTTGCCGAGGCGGCGCGCGTTCTCAAAGGCCGCCACATAGCGCCCGGTGTCCGCCTCATAGTCATCGCCGCGTCACGGCAGAATTACCTGGACGCGATGGCGGACGGGTCGTTCGATTCGATCGTGCGGGCCGGCGGCACCATCATGAACCCGGGCTGCGGGCCGTGCCTCGGCGGGCACCAGGGGATACTCGCACCGGGCGAACGCTGCATCTCTGGCGCGAACCGCAATTTCAAGGGACGCATGGGGTCCTCCGACGCCGAGATATACCTCGCCTCGCCGGCGACGGTGGCCGCGTCCGCGCTCGAAGGGCGCATCGCAGACCCACGCGATTATCTCAACTAA
- a CDS encoding zinc-binding dehydrogenase → MAETMKAVVIDEHGDIERLRFTDVRVPVVGDGEALVEIRAAALNFLDVFVRRGIPGIKLAMPHILGADAAGIVRRLGGEGADVSEGDRVAINPGLSCGACLHCARGDDNVCVDYKIIGEHVPGTYAQFISVPRKNLIRIPAAMPFDDAAAFPLVYMTAWRMLKTRAGLRPRERVLVLGASGGVSSAAIQIAKHLGALVAATAGGEEKMERAARLGADFVVDSRSDWGKAVYDWSGRNGVDVVIDNVGQETWKSSIRALARGGRLVTCGATTGPFAETDLRHVFWKHLSILGSTMCNMQEFRDVMQLAFEGRLKVVVDRAMPLSEAKAAQLMLEERRHFGKIVLHPW, encoded by the coding sequence GTGGCCGAGACGATGAAGGCCGTGGTCATAGACGAGCACGGCGACATTGAGAGACTGCGTTTCACGGACGTGAGGGTGCCGGTCGTCGGCGATGGCGAGGCGCTTGTCGAGATCCGCGCGGCCGCGCTCAATTTCCTGGACGTGTTCGTCCGTCGCGGGATCCCGGGCATCAAGTTGGCGATGCCGCACATCCTCGGCGCGGATGCGGCCGGCATCGTGCGGCGCCTCGGGGGGGAAGGCGCTGACGTCTCCGAGGGGGACCGGGTCGCGATAAACCCCGGCCTTTCGTGCGGGGCATGCCTACATTGTGCGCGCGGCGACGACAATGTGTGCGTCGATTACAAGATAATCGGAGAGCACGTCCCCGGCACCTACGCCCAGTTCATTTCGGTGCCGCGTAAGAACCTCATCAGGATACCGGCTGCGATGCCATTCGACGATGCCGCGGCCTTCCCGCTCGTCTACATGACTGCATGGAGGATGTTGAAAACGAGAGCGGGCCTTCGCCCTCGGGAACGCGTGCTCGTGCTCGGGGCCTCGGGCGGCGTCTCTTCGGCGGCCATCCAGATCGCAAAGCACCTGGGGGCCCTCGTCGCCGCCACGGCCGGCGGCGAAGAGAAGATGGAGCGGGCCGCAAGGCTCGGCGCCGATTTCGTCGTCGACAGCCGGTCCGACTGGGGGAAGGCGGTCTACGATTGGAGCGGGCGTAACGGCGTCGACGTCGTGATCGACAACGTGGGTCAGGAGACGTGGAAAAGTTCCATCAGGGCCCTCGCGCGAGGGGGAAGATTGGTCACATGCGGCGCGACGACGGGCCCGTTCGCTGAAACCGATCTCCGCCACGTTTTCTGGAAGCATCTTTCCATCCTCGGGTCCACGATGTGCAACATGCAGGAATTCCGTGATGTCATGCAACTCGCCTTCGAAGGCAGGCTCAAGGTGGTCGTGGACAGGGCGATGCCACTAAGTGAAGCCAAGGCCGCGCAACTCATGCTCGAGGAGCGCCGGCATTTCGGGAAGATCGTGCTCCATCCTTGGTGA
- a CDS encoding winged helix-turn-helix transcriptional regulator, which produces MKGMERRLGVSILALGLIVGSASALPADAPAAPTGQTHDAVTKVKALLEGATSAASAATSGAPGTAAGAGAAASSILRSIANAVLHAAGTVAAAISDAMMTVVGGASQASRLVGATAAIAGTSIASSLAFGGSTLAGAGSVVLEIGAAALASVVTFLSNAVSIVSISLASAAAALAGVLTNVASVVASLSQSASKARLQVDPRIAVYGGAAVAGSAGLWAVADWLKKAGVLAPLYTRLAPSRLLDNEVRQRIFKLIEENPGVHVSAIRAEMGIGWGTTVYHLSKLKAAHMVTTMGSGNQVCYFKNGSGVSASDQKAIPLLKNPKAKAIREFLTTNPGATQKRVADMLGMSAALVSWHVARLEDAGLLERVRDGRVTRLALKTIDPVAVAA; this is translated from the coding sequence GTGAAGGGCATGGAGCGAAGACTCGGCGTCTCAATCCTTGCGTTGGGGCTCATCGTGGGGTCGGCAAGTGCACTTCCCGCGGACGCACCGGCCGCACCCACGGGGCAAACCCACGACGCGGTCACAAAAGTCAAGGCGTTGCTCGAAGGCGCGACCTCGGCCGCGAGCGCTGCCACGTCGGGCGCTCCAGGCACTGCCGCAGGCGCAGGCGCTGCGGCCAGCTCGATCCTACGATCCATTGCAAACGCCGTATTGCACGCTGCCGGCACCGTCGCGGCAGCAATCTCGGACGCAATGATGACCGTCGTTGGTGGCGCGTCGCAGGCCTCGAGGCTCGTCGGCGCCACGGCCGCCATTGCGGGGACCTCTATCGCGTCATCGCTCGCCTTCGGAGGATCCACGCTGGCCGGCGCGGGAAGCGTCGTTCTGGAGATAGGAGCCGCAGCGCTCGCTTCCGTCGTTACGTTCCTGTCGAACGCAGTCTCGATCGTCTCAATCTCACTCGCCTCCGCTGCCGCGGCGCTCGCCGGCGTTCTCACGAACGTTGCAAGCGTCGTGGCCTCCCTCTCACAATCCGCAAGCAAGGCGCGCCTGCAGGTCGACCCGCGGATCGCGGTCTACGGCGGCGCCGCGGTCGCCGGTTCCGCAGGCCTCTGGGCGGTTGCGGACTGGCTCAAGAAAGCGGGGGTGCTCGCCCCGCTTTACACGCGCCTCGCCCCATCACGACTGCTCGACAACGAGGTCCGTCAACGGATCTTCAAGCTCATCGAAGAGAACCCAGGCGTCCACGTGAGCGCGATCCGTGCCGAGATGGGCATCGGCTGGGGGACCACCGTCTACCACCTTTCGAAGCTCAAAGCAGCCCACATGGTGACGACCATGGGATCGGGAAACCAGGTCTGCTACTTCAAGAACGGATCCGGCGTCTCCGCGTCCGATCAAAAGGCGATCCCGCTTCTCAAGAACCCGAAGGCCAAGGCCATCCGGGAATTCCTCACGACAAACCCGGGCGCCACCCAGAAGCGCGTCGCAGACATGCTTGGCATGAGCGCGGCGCTCGTCTCATGGCACGTGGCAAGGCTCGAGGACGCTGGTCTCTTGGAACGCGTGCGCGACGGCCGCGTCACGAGACTTGCATTGAAGACCATCGATCCCGTGGCCGTCGCCGCGTGA
- a CDS encoding 2-dehydropantoate 2-reductase has product MRIVVLGAGALGSFIGAKLSQKHDVALVCRSEQVTAIEAAGLRVTGETQLVAHPEVTSDPLDVDTPDLLVIAVKAYDTEAAIKGALPLIGPTTSVMSLQNGLNNIEVLVKYAGEGRTFGGVTTHGITYLEPGHVHHAGRGYTYLGPLIRQSKSWASDYVSAFTECGIPAEYTENLVGEIWAKAIVNSGINPITAITGLKNGELLSNALLKELMERAVKEGVTVADGIGVGLPRVDLLERTREVARRTRDNKSSMLQDIERGRRTEIDEIVGKLCEYGRNVKAETPTLRTLHALVKGIEASTKKD; this is encoded by the coding sequence GTGAGGATCGTGGTCCTGGGTGCGGGAGCCCTCGGAAGCTTCATCGGAGCCAAACTGTCGCAAAAGCACGACGTGGCTTTGGTGTGCAGGTCGGAACAGGTCACCGCCATCGAGGCCGCGGGGCTACGGGTCACTGGGGAGACGCAACTCGTCGCCCACCCGGAGGTCACAAGCGACCCACTGGACGTGGACACGCCGGATCTCTTGGTCATCGCGGTGAAGGCGTACGACACCGAGGCCGCGATCAAGGGCGCTCTTCCCCTCATCGGGCCCACGACGTCCGTCATGTCGTTGCAAAACGGCCTGAACAACATCGAGGTCCTCGTGAAGTACGCGGGGGAGGGTCGGACGTTCGGCGGCGTGACGACGCACGGTATCACCTACCTTGAGCCCGGGCACGTGCATCATGCAGGACGCGGCTACACTTACCTTGGCCCGCTCATCAGGCAGAGCAAGAGCTGGGCGAGCGACTACGTCTCGGCGTTCACCGAATGCGGCATCCCGGCCGAGTACACCGAGAACCTGGTCGGCGAGATCTGGGCAAAGGCGATAGTGAACAGCGGGATCAACCCGATAACGGCGATCACGGGCCTCAAGAACGGTGAACTGCTTTCCAACGCTCTTTTGAAGGAATTGATGGAGCGCGCCGTGAAGGAGGGCGTGACGGTCGCGGATGGGATCGGGGTCGGACTGCCTCGCGTGGACCTTCTAGAACGGACGAGGGAAGTGGCGAGGCGTACTCGCGACAACAAGAGCAGCATGCTCCAGGACATCGAACGGGGACGAAGGACCGAGATCGACGAGATCGTCGGGAAGCTTTGCGAGTATGGCCGCAACGTGAAGGCCGAGACGCCGACGCTACGCACGCTGCACGCGCTCGTGAAGGGCATCGAGGCGTCGACGAAGAAGGACTGA